From a region of the Primulina eburnea isolate SZY01 chromosome 7, ASM2296580v1, whole genome shotgun sequence genome:
- the LOC140836460 gene encoding protein EARLY-RESPONSIVE TO DEHYDRATION 7, chloroplastic-like: MYPRISDPNLGTSPSRRNSSSVGLYPTIDTKNLVENLFPDGNEPETYPYPPSAPPETIEETLISISAAILHLIDSEYSVELATGDLRILRLRQGSNTVAALAAVSDDIQWPLTKDLSAVKLDSSHYFFTFKPPHETEDSDSSDEEEKKNLNKSNNPGSAMLSYGLTIVSKGQKGLLKELDVILETYCTFSVHKVNEKAVLVEGGVAARDVSVNDLKTDRNKKQAVEGQCAAYWTILAPNVEEYSGTVARLIAAGSGQLIKGVLWCGDVTVDRLKKGNDIMIKRMAPGGTAEIDPNTLKRIKRVKRVTKMTENVASGVLSGAVKVTGFFTGSIANSKIGKKFFGLLPGEIILASLDGFSKICDAVEVAGKNVMSTSSTVTTGLVTHRYGEEAGKATSEGLDAAGHAIGTAWTVFKIRKALNPKSVLKPTALAKSAAESAATERKGKRS; this comes from the exons ATGTACCCTAGAATCAGCGATCCAAACCTCGGAACTTCTCCGTCCCGCCGCAATTCGTCCTCCGTCGGCCTCTACCCCACCATCGACACGAAAAACCTCGTCGAGAACCTTTTCCCTGACGGAAATGAACCCGAAACCTATCCTTATCCCCCATCCGCTCCTCCCGAGACCATCGAGGAAACCCTCATTTCGATATCTGCGGCCATCCTTCACTTGATAGATAGTGAATATTCCGTCGAGCTCGCCACCGGTGATCTCCGGATCCTCCGTCTGCGCCAGGGTAGTAACACTGTTGCTGCCCTCGCTGCTGTATCCGACGACATTCAATGGCCGTTAACCAAGGACCTTTCCGCAGTCAAGCTGGACTCTTCACATTATTTCTTCACCTTTAAGCCTCCACACGAAACGGAGGACTCGGACTCCAGCGACGAGGAGGAGAAGAAGAACCTCAACAAAAGTAATAACCCAGGGAGTGCAATGTTGAGTTACGGGTTGACTATTGTTTCCAAGGGGCAGAAAGGTTTGCTGAAGGAGTTGGACGTGATTTTGGAGACTTACTGTACTTTTTCAGTGCATAAGGTGAATGAGAAAGCTGTATTGGTGGAGGGGGGCGTGGCGGCCAGAGATGTGTCGGTAAATGATTTGAAGACTGACAGGAACAAGAAGCAAGCAGTAGAGGGGCAGTGTGCGGCATACTGGACGATCTTGGCGCCAAACGTGGAGGAGTATAGTGGGACAGTGGCAAGGTTGATTGCGGCAGGGTCAGGGCAGCTGATTAAGGGAGTATTGTGGTGTGGGGATGTGACCGTAGATAGACTTAAGAAGGGAAATGATATTATGatcaagaggatggctccaggGGGTACAGCTGAGATTGATCCCAACACTTTAAAGAGGATCAAAAG GGTAAAGAGGGTGACAAAGATGACAGAAAATGTTGCATCGGGGGTCCTTTCAGGAGCTGTGAAGGTCACAGGATTCTTCACGGGTTCAATCGCTAACTCAAAAATCGGAAAAAAATTCTTTGGTTTATTGCCGGGGGAAATTATCTTAGCTTCTCTAGATGGATTTA GCAAAATATGTGATGCTGTTGAAGTAGCTGGCAAGAATGTGATGTCAACCTCTTCCACTGTGACAACAGGACTTGTCACCCACAG GTATGGTGAAGAGGCGGGTAAGGCGACAAGTGAGGGGTTGGATGCTGCAGGGCATGCCATAGGAACTGCGTGGACTGTGTTTAAGATTAGGAAGGCACTCAATCCGAAAAGTGTACTAAAGCCCACTGCCCTGGCCAAGTCAGCTGCGGAATCTGCTGCTACTGAAAGGAAGGGGAAGCGCTCCTAG
- the LOC140836461 gene encoding histidine kinase 1-like isoform X1 — MGCLHGRVFDKICHFSTGIKRYIASPRCGKSYQRDVEEEIRDESTLCLSSSYYSVFVVRLAIMVMLAFLIGLLTLLTWHITRVYTTKSLNSLACGLRHELLQRPVLRMWNVLNSTVEVATAQVKLSESVIRRYNKPVNQAQQIEQLYEVMRDFTWALFASSTALNSITLSYRNGFVQAFHRNRKSNSTYYIFSDLVNYSISSSSDTNSLLPHHGWNDQSIRGNVSAIWYREPLDPLTGEKTGKPTPIPPDQFINIAGISQVPDGTASWHIAVSKYADSPLLSAALPVWDPSHNSIVAVVGVTTALSSVGQLMKDLVEFHSGHIYLTSQEGWLIATSTDTPLLMNSTTGPKLTMAVDSKDTVIRSGAEHLKKAYGDKFPPSQEVHIENAKLGHQLYYIDSFFLNLKRLPMVGVIIIPRKYIMGKVDEKAFKTLMVLISASVCILVVGCICIFILTNGVSKEMNLRAELIKQLDARRKAEASSNYKSQFLANMSHELRTPMAAVIGLLDILLTDDCLKNEQHSMITQIRKCSTALLRLLNNILDLSKVESGKLVLEENEFDLSRELEGLIDMFSVQCINHNVETILDISDDMPKLVLGDSGRVLQIFSNLISNSIKFTTSGYIILRGWCETLDTDNSTRNLSFNQKESWRAHKTKRKRETCHEQICSKKGNETILWFEVDDTGCGIDPSKWESVFESFEQADPSTTRLHGGTGLGLCIVRTLVNKMNGEIKVVKKNGPGTMMQLYMLLNTSEERTKRQYQFNLEQHNLNVFLALSGRMTRLLMTQWLQENGVQTHEASDWNDLTLNLQEPFKSIIESSHTKYSNPHDSNFQGSISSIFIIIIDIGFLDLRTEIWKQQLDFLDKYRGQASFAWILNHDTSNAIKAELRKRGHLLMINRPLYKAKMIQIFESVTNNSNASQIHEFLEINTLHLGSTSSDDSEKSENECFKRTNSVRRMVEEQYLNKSNLEDQSSVCSHRVDNDKNPLDGLHILLAEDTLVLQRVATIMLEKMGAKVVVVGDGIQVLDALNKAIQSHEYGEEVLHVNCMTSHTESLPYDLILMDCQMPKMDGYEATKAIRRLESSTGWHVPIVALTAHAMSSDEAKCLEVGMDAYLTKPIDRKLMVSTILFLTKRLA; from the exons ATGGGGTGCTTACATGGAAGAGTCTTTGATAAAATCTGTCACTTCTCGACTGGTATCAAAAGATATATCGCTTCTCCTAGATGCGGAAAATCTTACCAAAGAGATGTAGAAGAAGAGATTCGAGATGAAAGTACCCTTTGTCTTTCATCATCATATTATAGTGTCTTCGTTGTTCGTCTCGCTATCATG GTTATGTTGGCATTTTTAATAGGCTTGTTAACTTTACTAACATGGCATATCACTAGAGtctatacaacaaaatcactcAACTCCTTGGCGTGTGGACTTCGACACGAGCTTCTGCAGAGGCCCGTTTTGCGCATGTGGAACGTTCTTAATTCTACTGTCGAAGTTGCAACTGCTCAGGTGAAGCTTTCTGAGTCCGTTATCAGACGTTATAACAAGCCCGTTAATCAAGCACAGCAAATCGAG CAGCTTTACGAGGTTATGAGGGACTTTACATGGGCGTTATTTGCGAGCAGCACGGCTCTAAATTCCATCACTTTGAGTTATAGAAATGGTTTTGTCCAGGCTTTCCATAGAAATAGGAAGAGTAACAGCACATACTACATATTCTCTGATCTTGTTAATTACTCAATAAGCAGCTCGTCTGATACTAATTCCCTGTTGCCTCATCATGGATGGAACGACCAATCCATACGAGGAAATGTTTCTGCAATTTGGTACCGAGAACCTCTGGATCCTTTGACCGGTGAAAAAACTGGAAAACCGACACCTATCCCaccagatcagtttataaatatCGCTGGTATTTCACAGGTTCCTGATGGTACCGCTTCTTGGCATATAGCTGTTAGCAAATATGCAGACTCGCCATTACTTTCCGCAGCATTACCGGTTTGGGATCCATCCCACAACAGTATAGTGGCTGTTGTGGGTGTTACTACAGCACTTTCCAGTGTCGGACAGTTGATGAAAGATCTAGTTGAATTCCACAGTGGCCACATTTATTTGACTTCTCAAGAAGGTTGGCTTATTGCTACTTCGACTGATACACCTCTACTCATGAATTCTACGACAGGGCCAAAGCTCACTATGGCTGTTGATTCTAAGGATACCGTGATACGATCTGGAGCTGAGCACTTAAAGAAAGCTTATGGTGACAAATTTCCTCCTAGTCAAGAAGTTCATATAGAAAATGCAAAGCTTGGGCACCAACTGTATTACATAGATTCCTTTTTCTTGAACTTGAAAAGGCTTCCTATG GTTGGGGTTATAATCATTCCAAGAAAATATATAATGGGAAAAGTTGATGAAAAAGCTTTCAAAACTCTGATGGTATTAATATCAGCTTCAGTGTGCATCCTGGTGGTTGGATGTATCTGCATCTTTATACTGACAAATGGAGTTTCAAAAGAGATGAATCTGAGGGCTGAACTAATAAAACAGTTGGATGCAAGAAGAAAGGCAGAAGCATCAAGCAACTACAAAAGCCAGTTTTTAGCAAATATGAG CCATGAACTTCGAACCCCAATGGCAGCTGTGATTGGGTTGCTGGATATACTTTTGACAGACGACTGTCTAAAAAATGAACAACATTCGATGATTACTCAAATTCGTAAATGTTCCACGGCTTTACTCCGGCTTCTCAACAACATTTTAGATCTCAGTAAG GTTGAATCTGGGAAACTGGTACTGGAAGAAAATGAGTTTGATTTAAGCCGAGAACTTGAAGGGCTAATCGACATGTTCTCTGTCCAGTGTATCAACCACAACGTAGAGACAATTCTTGATATTTCAG ATGATATGCCGAAACTGGTTCTGGGAGACTCTGGTAGAGTTCTTCAAATTTTTTCCAACCTTATTAGCAATTCCATTAAGTTTACAACTT CGGGATACATTATTCTGCGAGGATGGTGTGAGACTTTAGATACTGATAATAGCACAAGAAATTTATCATTTAATCAAAAGGAGTCATGGCGTGCACATAAAACGAAACGGAAGCGGGAAACATGCCATGAACAGATATGCTCCAAGAAAGGAAATGAAACGATTCTTTGGTTTGAAGTTGATGACACTGGTTGTG GGATTGATCCAAGCAAATGGGAATCTGTATTTGAGAGTTTCGAGCAAGCTGATCCGTCAACAACTCGATT gCATGGTGGAACTGGTTTAGGCCTCTGCATTGTAAGGACCTTG GTGAATAAGATGAATGGAGAAATCAAAGTGGTGAAGAAGAACGGACCGGGAACCATGATGCAGCTATATATGCTTCTTAATACATCCGAGGAGAGAACGAAAAGACAGTACCAATTCAACCTGGAACAGCACAACTTGAAT GTGTTTCTTGCACTCAGTGGCAGAATGACTAGATTGCTTATGACTCAATGGTTACAAGAAAATGGAGTTCAGACCCACGAAGCATCTGATTGGAATGATCTTACGCTAAATCTTCAAGAACCCTTCAAAAGCATTATTGAAAGTTCACATACCAAGTACTCGAATCCTCACGATTCAAATTTCCAGGGAAGTATCAGCTCAATTTTCATCATAATAATCGACATAGGATTTCTTGACTTGAGAACAGAAATATGGAAGCAACAGCTTGATTTTCTAGACAAATACCGTGGACAAGCCAGTTTTGCTTGGATCTTGAACCATGACACCTCCAATGCCATCAAGGCTGAACTCCGGAAACGGGGGCACTTGTTAATGATCAACAGGCCTCTATACAAAGCAAAAATGATCcagatttttgaatctgtcaCAAACAATTCGAATGCGTCACAGATTCACGAATTTCTTGAAATCAATACTCTTCACTTGGGTTCTACCAGCTCTGATGATTCAGAGAAGTCGGAAAATGAGTGTTTTAAAAGGACTAATTCAGTGAGAAGAATGGTGGAAGAACAatatttgaataaatcaaatcttGAAGATCAAAGTTCTGTTTGCTCCCACAGGGTCGACAATGACAAAAATCCTCTTGATGGTCTACACATACTCCTTGCAGAAGATACATTGGTACTTCAGAGGGTCGCAACTATAATGTTGGAAAAAATGGGAGCAAAAGTAGTCGTTGTAGGAGATGGAATACAGGTCCTTGATGCTCTTAACAAAGCGATCCAATCCCATGAATATGGAGAGGAAGTGCTTCATGTAAACTGCATGACTAGTCATACAGAATCGTTGCCATACGACTTGATTTTGATGGATTGTCAA ATGCCGAAAATGGATGGGTATGAAGCAACAAAAGCTATCCGAAGACTCGAATCCAGCACCGGTTGGCACGTCCCCATAGTTGCATTGACTGCTCATGCAATGTCTTCGGATGAAGCTAAATGCTTGGAAGTGGGAATGGATGCTTATCTAACTAAGCCAATCGACCGCAAATTAATGGTTTCCACTATCCTTTTTTTGACCAAGAGACTGGCCTAA
- the LOC140836461 gene encoding histidine kinase 1-like isoform X2: MGCLHGRVFDKICHFSTGIKRYIASPRCGKSYQRDVEEEIRDESTLCLSSSYYSVFVVRLAIMVMLAFLIGLLTLLTWHITRVYTTKSLNSLACGLRHELLQRPVLRMWNVLNSTVEVATAQVKLSESVIRRYNKPVNQAQQIELYEVMRDFTWALFASSTALNSITLSYRNGFVQAFHRNRKSNSTYYIFSDLVNYSISSSSDTNSLLPHHGWNDQSIRGNVSAIWYREPLDPLTGEKTGKPTPIPPDQFINIAGISQVPDGTASWHIAVSKYADSPLLSAALPVWDPSHNSIVAVVGVTTALSSVGQLMKDLVEFHSGHIYLTSQEGWLIATSTDTPLLMNSTTGPKLTMAVDSKDTVIRSGAEHLKKAYGDKFPPSQEVHIENAKLGHQLYYIDSFFLNLKRLPMVGVIIIPRKYIMGKVDEKAFKTLMVLISASVCILVVGCICIFILTNGVSKEMNLRAELIKQLDARRKAEASSNYKSQFLANMSHELRTPMAAVIGLLDILLTDDCLKNEQHSMITQIRKCSTALLRLLNNILDLSKVESGKLVLEENEFDLSRELEGLIDMFSVQCINHNVETILDISDDMPKLVLGDSGRVLQIFSNLISNSIKFTTSGYIILRGWCETLDTDNSTRNLSFNQKESWRAHKTKRKRETCHEQICSKKGNETILWFEVDDTGCGIDPSKWESVFESFEQADPSTTRLHGGTGLGLCIVRTLVNKMNGEIKVVKKNGPGTMMQLYMLLNTSEERTKRQYQFNLEQHNLNVFLALSGRMTRLLMTQWLQENGVQTHEASDWNDLTLNLQEPFKSIIESSHTKYSNPHDSNFQGSISSIFIIIIDIGFLDLRTEIWKQQLDFLDKYRGQASFAWILNHDTSNAIKAELRKRGHLLMINRPLYKAKMIQIFESVTNNSNASQIHEFLEINTLHLGSTSSDDSEKSENECFKRTNSVRRMVEEQYLNKSNLEDQSSVCSHRVDNDKNPLDGLHILLAEDTLVLQRVATIMLEKMGAKVVVVGDGIQVLDALNKAIQSHEYGEEVLHVNCMTSHTESLPYDLILMDCQMPKMDGYEATKAIRRLESSTGWHVPIVALTAHAMSSDEAKCLEVGMDAYLTKPIDRKLMVSTILFLTKRLA; encoded by the exons ATGGGGTGCTTACATGGAAGAGTCTTTGATAAAATCTGTCACTTCTCGACTGGTATCAAAAGATATATCGCTTCTCCTAGATGCGGAAAATCTTACCAAAGAGATGTAGAAGAAGAGATTCGAGATGAAAGTACCCTTTGTCTTTCATCATCATATTATAGTGTCTTCGTTGTTCGTCTCGCTATCATG GTTATGTTGGCATTTTTAATAGGCTTGTTAACTTTACTAACATGGCATATCACTAGAGtctatacaacaaaatcactcAACTCCTTGGCGTGTGGACTTCGACACGAGCTTCTGCAGAGGCCCGTTTTGCGCATGTGGAACGTTCTTAATTCTACTGTCGAAGTTGCAACTGCTCAGGTGAAGCTTTCTGAGTCCGTTATCAGACGTTATAACAAGCCCGTTAATCAAGCACAGCAAATCGAG CTTTACGAGGTTATGAGGGACTTTACATGGGCGTTATTTGCGAGCAGCACGGCTCTAAATTCCATCACTTTGAGTTATAGAAATGGTTTTGTCCAGGCTTTCCATAGAAATAGGAAGAGTAACAGCACATACTACATATTCTCTGATCTTGTTAATTACTCAATAAGCAGCTCGTCTGATACTAATTCCCTGTTGCCTCATCATGGATGGAACGACCAATCCATACGAGGAAATGTTTCTGCAATTTGGTACCGAGAACCTCTGGATCCTTTGACCGGTGAAAAAACTGGAAAACCGACACCTATCCCaccagatcagtttataaatatCGCTGGTATTTCACAGGTTCCTGATGGTACCGCTTCTTGGCATATAGCTGTTAGCAAATATGCAGACTCGCCATTACTTTCCGCAGCATTACCGGTTTGGGATCCATCCCACAACAGTATAGTGGCTGTTGTGGGTGTTACTACAGCACTTTCCAGTGTCGGACAGTTGATGAAAGATCTAGTTGAATTCCACAGTGGCCACATTTATTTGACTTCTCAAGAAGGTTGGCTTATTGCTACTTCGACTGATACACCTCTACTCATGAATTCTACGACAGGGCCAAAGCTCACTATGGCTGTTGATTCTAAGGATACCGTGATACGATCTGGAGCTGAGCACTTAAAGAAAGCTTATGGTGACAAATTTCCTCCTAGTCAAGAAGTTCATATAGAAAATGCAAAGCTTGGGCACCAACTGTATTACATAGATTCCTTTTTCTTGAACTTGAAAAGGCTTCCTATG GTTGGGGTTATAATCATTCCAAGAAAATATATAATGGGAAAAGTTGATGAAAAAGCTTTCAAAACTCTGATGGTATTAATATCAGCTTCAGTGTGCATCCTGGTGGTTGGATGTATCTGCATCTTTATACTGACAAATGGAGTTTCAAAAGAGATGAATCTGAGGGCTGAACTAATAAAACAGTTGGATGCAAGAAGAAAGGCAGAAGCATCAAGCAACTACAAAAGCCAGTTTTTAGCAAATATGAG CCATGAACTTCGAACCCCAATGGCAGCTGTGATTGGGTTGCTGGATATACTTTTGACAGACGACTGTCTAAAAAATGAACAACATTCGATGATTACTCAAATTCGTAAATGTTCCACGGCTTTACTCCGGCTTCTCAACAACATTTTAGATCTCAGTAAG GTTGAATCTGGGAAACTGGTACTGGAAGAAAATGAGTTTGATTTAAGCCGAGAACTTGAAGGGCTAATCGACATGTTCTCTGTCCAGTGTATCAACCACAACGTAGAGACAATTCTTGATATTTCAG ATGATATGCCGAAACTGGTTCTGGGAGACTCTGGTAGAGTTCTTCAAATTTTTTCCAACCTTATTAGCAATTCCATTAAGTTTACAACTT CGGGATACATTATTCTGCGAGGATGGTGTGAGACTTTAGATACTGATAATAGCACAAGAAATTTATCATTTAATCAAAAGGAGTCATGGCGTGCACATAAAACGAAACGGAAGCGGGAAACATGCCATGAACAGATATGCTCCAAGAAAGGAAATGAAACGATTCTTTGGTTTGAAGTTGATGACACTGGTTGTG GGATTGATCCAAGCAAATGGGAATCTGTATTTGAGAGTTTCGAGCAAGCTGATCCGTCAACAACTCGATT gCATGGTGGAACTGGTTTAGGCCTCTGCATTGTAAGGACCTTG GTGAATAAGATGAATGGAGAAATCAAAGTGGTGAAGAAGAACGGACCGGGAACCATGATGCAGCTATATATGCTTCTTAATACATCCGAGGAGAGAACGAAAAGACAGTACCAATTCAACCTGGAACAGCACAACTTGAAT GTGTTTCTTGCACTCAGTGGCAGAATGACTAGATTGCTTATGACTCAATGGTTACAAGAAAATGGAGTTCAGACCCACGAAGCATCTGATTGGAATGATCTTACGCTAAATCTTCAAGAACCCTTCAAAAGCATTATTGAAAGTTCACATACCAAGTACTCGAATCCTCACGATTCAAATTTCCAGGGAAGTATCAGCTCAATTTTCATCATAATAATCGACATAGGATTTCTTGACTTGAGAACAGAAATATGGAAGCAACAGCTTGATTTTCTAGACAAATACCGTGGACAAGCCAGTTTTGCTTGGATCTTGAACCATGACACCTCCAATGCCATCAAGGCTGAACTCCGGAAACGGGGGCACTTGTTAATGATCAACAGGCCTCTATACAAAGCAAAAATGATCcagatttttgaatctgtcaCAAACAATTCGAATGCGTCACAGATTCACGAATTTCTTGAAATCAATACTCTTCACTTGGGTTCTACCAGCTCTGATGATTCAGAGAAGTCGGAAAATGAGTGTTTTAAAAGGACTAATTCAGTGAGAAGAATGGTGGAAGAACAatatttgaataaatcaaatcttGAAGATCAAAGTTCTGTTTGCTCCCACAGGGTCGACAATGACAAAAATCCTCTTGATGGTCTACACATACTCCTTGCAGAAGATACATTGGTACTTCAGAGGGTCGCAACTATAATGTTGGAAAAAATGGGAGCAAAAGTAGTCGTTGTAGGAGATGGAATACAGGTCCTTGATGCTCTTAACAAAGCGATCCAATCCCATGAATATGGAGAGGAAGTGCTTCATGTAAACTGCATGACTAGTCATACAGAATCGTTGCCATACGACTTGATTTTGATGGATTGTCAA ATGCCGAAAATGGATGGGTATGAAGCAACAAAAGCTATCCGAAGACTCGAATCCAGCACCGGTTGGCACGTCCCCATAGTTGCATTGACTGCTCATGCAATGTCTTCGGATGAAGCTAAATGCTTGGAAGTGGGAATGGATGCTTATCTAACTAAGCCAATCGACCGCAAATTAATGGTTTCCACTATCCTTTTTTTGACCAAGAGACTGGCCTAA
- the LOC140836462 gene encoding L10-interacting MYB domain-containing protein-like isoform X1, which produces MDKKQNFSQTPFSSVCQVKFSFTFKMTSRITRSRKPQPVQQLENQVRAKWTPSLTKTLVDLMVDQIQKGNKSNKTFSKKGWKFICDDFRIQTGYWWDNEQLKSRYIALRKQYISVRSLLNHCDFQWDETSGKITATDDAWDQYIKEHPDAEAVRSTGCPMYNQLHIIFVEPEISGKHNKSTKEGEETPGSVLQQHLSISAEELSPSGSDKYADSANRKRGRGGIEIGIAKGILEIASATKFRAEAIKKRNEEFSITDCIKALDELIGVISDQVYFGALDLFTNRNARETFLSLKVEKRSIWLQGKCLGNNIP; this is translated from the exons ATGGacaaaaaacaaaatttcaGCCAAACCCCTTTCTCGTCTGTGTGCCAAGTGAAATTCTCATTCACTTTTAAG ATGACAAGCCGCATAACTCGATCAAGGAAACCACAGCCTGTTCAGCAGCTTGAAAATCAAGTACGGGCCAAGTGGACACCATCTTTAACTAAGACATTGGTTGACTTGATGGTGGACCAGATTCAGAAgggaaataaatcaaataaaactttTAGCAAGAAAGGGTGGAAATTCATTTGTGATGACTTCCGTATACAAACAGGTTATTGGTGGGATAATGAACAACTGAAGAGCCGTTATATTGCCTTGAGGAAGCAGTATATCAGTGTTAGGTCGCTACTCAATCATTGTGATTTCCAGTGGGATGAAACTTCTGGTAAAATCACGGCAACAGATGACGCATGGGATCAATACATCAAG GAACATCCTGATGCCGAGGCTGTGCGGAGTACAGGCTGCCCCATGTACAATCAGCTGCATATAATATTCGTTGAACCAGAGATTTCTGGAAAACACAATAAGTCAACCAAGGAAGGTGAAGAAACTCCTGGTTCAGTCCTTCAACAACATTTGAGCATTTCAGCAGAAGAGCTATCACCATCAGGATCAGATAAATATGCTGATTCGGCAAATCGTAAGAGAGGTCGCGGAGGAATAGAAATTGGTATTGCAAAAGGTATATTGGAGATTGCCTCTGCTACAAAATTCAGAGCAGAAGCTATAAAGAAGCGAAATGAAGAATTTTCAATAACGGATTGCATCAAGGCATTGGATGAACTAATAGGTGTTATTAGTGATCAAGTTTATTTTGGTGCACTGGACTTATTCACCAACCGTAACGCGAGGGAGACATTCCTAAGTCTCAAAGTGGAAAAGCGATCAATATGGTTACAGGGAAAGTGTCTGGGCAATAATATACCTTAG
- the LOC140836462 gene encoding L10-interacting MYB domain-containing protein-like isoform X2, with product MTSRITRSRKPQPVQQLENQVRAKWTPSLTKTLVDLMVDQIQKGNKSNKTFSKKGWKFICDDFRIQTGYWWDNEQLKSRYIALRKQYISVRSLLNHCDFQWDETSGKITATDDAWDQYIKEHPDAEAVRSTGCPMYNQLHIIFVEPEISGKHNKSTKEGEETPGSVLQQHLSISAEELSPSGSDKYADSANRKRGRGGIEIGIAKGILEIASATKFRAEAIKKRNEEFSITDCIKALDELIGVISDQVYFGALDLFTNRNARETFLSLKVEKRSIWLQGKCLGNNIP from the exons ATGACAAGCCGCATAACTCGATCAAGGAAACCACAGCCTGTTCAGCAGCTTGAAAATCAAGTACGGGCCAAGTGGACACCATCTTTAACTAAGACATTGGTTGACTTGATGGTGGACCAGATTCAGAAgggaaataaatcaaataaaactttTAGCAAGAAAGGGTGGAAATTCATTTGTGATGACTTCCGTATACAAACAGGTTATTGGTGGGATAATGAACAACTGAAGAGCCGTTATATTGCCTTGAGGAAGCAGTATATCAGTGTTAGGTCGCTACTCAATCATTGTGATTTCCAGTGGGATGAAACTTCTGGTAAAATCACGGCAACAGATGACGCATGGGATCAATACATCAAG GAACATCCTGATGCCGAGGCTGTGCGGAGTACAGGCTGCCCCATGTACAATCAGCTGCATATAATATTCGTTGAACCAGAGATTTCTGGAAAACACAATAAGTCAACCAAGGAAGGTGAAGAAACTCCTGGTTCAGTCCTTCAACAACATTTGAGCATTTCAGCAGAAGAGCTATCACCATCAGGATCAGATAAATATGCTGATTCGGCAAATCGTAAGAGAGGTCGCGGAGGAATAGAAATTGGTATTGCAAAAGGTATATTGGAGATTGCCTCTGCTACAAAATTCAGAGCAGAAGCTATAAAGAAGCGAAATGAAGAATTTTCAATAACGGATTGCATCAAGGCATTGGATGAACTAATAGGTGTTATTAGTGATCAAGTTTATTTTGGTGCACTGGACTTATTCACCAACCGTAACGCGAGGGAGACATTCCTAAGTCTCAAAGTGGAAAAGCGATCAATATGGTTACAGGGAAAGTGTCTGGGCAATAATATACCTTAG
- the LOC140836463 gene encoding rac-like GTP-binding protein ARAC1, with translation MSASRFIKCVTVGDGAVGKTCLLISYTSNTFPTDYVPTVFDNFSANVVVNGSTVNLGLWDTAGQEDYNRLRPLSYRGADVFILAFSLISKASYENVSKKWIPELKHYAPGVPIVLVGTKLDLRDDKQFFVDHPGAVPITTAQGEELSKMIGAPAYIECSSKTQQNVKGVFDSAIKVVLQPPKQKKKKSKAQKACSIL, from the exons ATGAGCGCTTCGAGATTCATCAAGTGTGTGACAGTAGGTGATGGTGCCGTTGGCAAGACCTGTCTCTTGATATCCTACACCAGCAACACCTTCCCCACG GATTATGTGCCAACCGTGTTCGATAATTTCAGTGCAAATGTGGTTGTCAATGGAAGCACGGTTAACCTTGGCCTATGGGATACTGCAG GACAAGAGGATTATAATAGGTTGAGACCTTTGAGTTATCGTGGAGCTGATGTTTTCATTTTGGCATTTTCTCTCATTAGCAAGGCCAGCTATGAAAATGTCTCCAAGAAG TGGATTCCTGAACTGAAGCATTATGCCCCTGGTGTCCCTATAGTTCTTGTTGGAACAAAACTCG ATCTTCGGGATGACAAGCAGTTCTTTGTTGACCATCCAGGTGCTGTACCAATCACTACGGCACAA GGTGAGGAGCTGAGTAAGATGATTGGAGCTCCTGCTTACATTGAATGCAGTTCGAAAACGCAACAG AATGTCAAGGGAGTTTTTGATTCTGCCATTAAAGTCGTGCTCCAGCCACCCaagcaaaagaaaaagaagagtAAGGCTCAGAAGGCATGTTCTATATTGTGA